GATCCAGATCGAGCACGATCCAGATGTCGGCGGTGGGATCCAGTTCGAATTCCTTGACGATCAGGCGACCAGTGCGAGCTGTAGAGGGCCAGTGAATACGGTTGAAGCTGTCTCCAGGAACATATTCGCGGACCCCGGAAACGTTGGTTGTGACATAATGGGTGCGGCGTCGCATGGCGTCGCCACCGGGAAGAAATCCTACGGGAGGGGTGAAGCCCGGGATATCAAGAGTAGCGGGATAGACGATCATCGCCGACGTGTCCGGCAGTTCCCGTTTCATGGGGAAAAGCCCCAGCGGATCGCTGCTCTTCAAGGTCAGCGGGCCGAGCCGAAAACGACCCCGTTGCAGGCAGAGAGTTCGAACGATCCAGCGGCGGCGACGGTGTGGACCGAGGGAGTTAAGTACTCTGCTTGCGTAATGCCGGGGCAATTCGGAGTGGTCCCGCACCTCCAACCACAGCTTGGGCAACCGGCTGTCGTTGACCACCTCGAATTGTTCTTCCGCGATTCGTCCCACCTGCGAGCGGCGGGCTCGGGTATAGCGCCCGATACGCACCCATTTAAGATTGGTCCAGGCCCAAAGATAGGACAGCACGACAATTGCTGTCAGGAGGTAGGCGATGGTGAACGCGATACTTCGGTTGCGCTCCGCCACAAAGAGGGCAAACAGGATAGAGAGCAGCCAGAGCGCGATGATCCACCAGGAACGTCGCATGGCAGCTGCGCTTAACTGGCCCGAACCCGCGTGCCAGGTACCGGCACGGAGTCCAGGATTTCACTCAGCACGGAGCGAGGATCCACGTTTTTGATGCGGGCTGAAGGGCTGACGATTAGCCTGTGAGCCAGGGTCGGCTCAGCCATGGCCTTGACGTCATCAGGAATCACGAACTCCCGTGCATCTACCGCAGCCCGGGCGCGCGTGGTCTTGTAAAGAGCCAATGAACCACGGGGGCTGGCGCCCAGGTAGATGTCTGGATGTTTGCGGGTCGCACCGGTAATGGCGACGATGTATTCCTTGATCAAAGAGTCCACATAGACATCGGTCACAGCACGCTGGGCATCGATCAGATCATCAGCTCCCACCACTTGCGTCAGCTGCCCGATAGGATGGATCTTCTGTTGGGAGTCCAGAATGTGTATCTCATCCTCGGGTTCGGGATAGCCGAGGGTGATTCGCATCATGAAACGATCCAGTTGAGCCTCTGGCAAAGGAAAGGTGCCTTCGTACTCAATCGGGTTCTGGGTGGCCAGAACCAGGAATGGCCTGGCCATGGGGTAGGTAGTACCGTCCACCGTGACCTGTCGCTCTTCCATGGCTTCCAACAGGGCAGACTGAGTCTTGGGCGTGGCTCGATTGATCTCATCGGTCAACACGATCTGGGTCATGATGGGCCCGGGCCGGAACTCAAACTCGCTGGTTTTCTGGTTGAACACGGATACGCCGGTCACATCAGAGGGCAACATGTCGGGTGTGAACTGGATGCGTCGGAAATCGCACCCGATCGATTTGGCGATGGCGCGCGCCAACATCGTTTTTCCCACGCCGGGCACATCCTCGATCAAGAGGTGTCCCTCACAAAGCAAGGCCATGATCGTCGTCTTGATCTCCGGCCGCTTACCAATGATGACGTTTTCCACGTTGTCACAGATGCGATCGGCGAAAGACTTGACGGTTGAAACATCAGACATTTAGAACGGTCCTCCAGGAGGCCTTTTATCCAGGTTGCTGCAGGCGTATCAGCAGCGTCTTGGGTATCGGGCCGCGACTCAGGGCAGGGTTTGGCGTCACGAACACGCTCGGACTTCTTCGCTGGGTGCGCTTCGATTATACCAGCGATAGCAGCGATGGGAAAACTGCAGGCTCACTACAACACAAGCTGAGCGTATCCAGGGTTCAGTTGCTGTCAGAACCGATTTGCCAGCCTCCTGTCCTATGTTATAATCTGCGACATGGCTGAACGCATCTTGGTGGTCGAGGATGACCCGCGAATGGCGGATCTGCTTCGCCGGGGTCTGATCTTCGAAGGGTATCAGGTTGAAATGGCCGAGGATGGTGAGTCCGGGCTGATCGCAGCGCGGGACAAACTTCCTGATCTCGTGATTCTCGACCTGATGCTGCCCGGCGATCTGGATGGTCTGGAAGTCTGCCGCCGGTTGCGGTCCGCCGGCGATGTACCCATTCTCATGCTGACCGCCAAGGGTGCCCTCAGTGACAAAGTCACTGGACTCGACAGCGGTGCTGACGATTACCTGGTCAAGGCCGACTTTCAGTTCGAGGAGCTTCTTGCTCGGGTCCGCGCCCTGTTGAGACGTCGACAAGCGCCCCCTTCCCAGGAAGTGCTGCGTTTCGCCGATCTTGCCCTTCACCCGGCCAGCCGGGAATCCCTGCGCGGCGAACGCCGTCTAAACCTGACTGCCAAGGAGTTCGATGTCCTGGAAGTCTTTATGCGTCATCCAAGACAGGTGCTTACCCGGGATATTCTGTACGACCGCATCTGGGATTACGACTTTGGCGGTGAAAGCAATATCATCGAAGTCTACATGCGTTACTTGCGCACCAAACTGGAGGCGGACGGTGAACCTCGCCTTCTCCATACCGTCCGCAGTGTGGGCTACGTTTTGAGAGAACCCTAAGCTCGCCACTTTTCACACTGCTCTTATCAACGAATAAGCTGTGTTTAATGTTCTTGGTGCACAGTATGTTTGTACATGTTGCACCCAACTGCTAGCCAGGCCTCCATGACACTGCGTGTTCGCCTGACCCTCTGGTTTACTCTGTTACTGGCCCTGGTTCTGCTGGCCTTCGCATTTCTGTACCACACGGTTCTTTCGCGTACCTTGTTCAACCACGTGGATACAGCGTTGCGAAGCCAGGCAGAGCAGGTCGTCTCTATCTTTGAGGCAGACTTCGATCCAACCAAGGCCCAGATTCCCACTGCCATCGTTTTGGCGCCTCAGTTCTTTGCTCAGGCAGCTACTCCCGATGGTCGAATCATCGATACCTCCGATAATTTGATGGATCAGACTTTGCCTCTCCCTGTCCATTTGCTGGAGCTCAATATCCAGGGAGAGGCTGAGTTTTTTACCTGGCAAGATGAAGCAAGTCATCTCAGAATCTATAGCGCCCCGGTGCAGACCCCCGGAGGTCAGGTGGTCGCGACGGTCCAGGTCGGACAATCTCTCGAGCCGATCGAGGATATGTTGCAGTTAGCGCGTCTCGGCCTGTTGATTGCAGGGGTCATTGCATTGATCCTGGCAGCGGCCGGCGGTTATCTCATTTCCGAGGCAGCTCTGCGGCCGTTGAATGAAATCGCGGAGACAGCCAGCCAGATTGCTCGCACCCGGGATCTCGAGCAGCGTCTTGAGGTTACACAACCGGATGACGAGGTGGGGCGCCTGGCCGAGGCCTTCAACGCGATGCTGGAGCGCCTGCAACGTCTCTTCCGCACACAGGAACGACTGGTCGCCGACGTTTCCCATGAGCTGCGGACACCTCTGGCGACCATTCGCGGCAATCTCGATCTTCTCCGGCGCGGCGCGGCGCAGGACCCCGAAATGTTGCAGGAGGGACTGGATGCGATCGGCTCGGAGACGGCCCGGATGAGCCGATTGATTCGCGATCTGCTGCTGCTGGCTGAAGCAGATGCGGGGGTAGGGCTGGATCTCAAGCCGGTGGAACTGGATACGTTGCTGTTGGAGGTGTATCGGGAGGCGTTGCTGATTGCTCATGGACGGGTCAAGGTCCGCCTGGGCCATGAGGATCAGGCCATGGTAGATGGGGACGCCGATCGTCTTAAGCAGCTCTTTCTCAACTTGATGAGCAACGCAATCAAGTACACGCCTGACGGTGGCTTGGTAACCCTCAGTCTGCACTGCCGGCCCGACGGCTGGGTTCGGGTGGTCATCAGTGATACCGGAATCGGAATCGCCGAGGAGGATCTGTCGAACATCTTCGATCGATTCTGGCGAGTCGACAGGGCGCGCAACCGCAGTGCCGGCGGCACGGGGCTGGGATTGAGCATTGCGCGCTGGATCGCGGAAGCGCACGGCGGGCAACTGACGGTGAAAAGCCAACTTGGCAAAGGTTCGACGTTTGAGGTCATGTTACCTCGCTCCGATTGAGGCGCGGGCGATTGTGGCTAGAGGTAACCGTGGTTTGACAGTCGTAGTGGACTGGGCTATAATTGTCAACAAGTAGCCAAGCGGCCGCTGAAAGCCTGACAGCCACCGTGTGTCATAGAGGAGAGAAACGACTCTAGACGAGCTTTTCTAGCGAAAACCGGTCATGATTGCAGGAACAGTCGGCCTCACTTGCACTGGCAGTGAGGCTCTTTTTTGCGATTGAAATGTGTTTGGCAAGGATTTCAGGTCAGCATAGTCGTCGGGCATAAACAAACGAAGGAGGCACAATCAGAGATGGCAAATGTCGAATTGCGTTCCGGTGAATCTCAGGAACAACTCTTGAGGCGTTTCCGCAAGGAAGTCACCAAGTCCCGTATCCTGTCCACCGCACGCAAGAAGCGTTGGTTTACACCTCCGAGCGAGGTGCGCAGGATCAAGAAGCAAAAGGCAATTCGCAAGGCGCGTCAGGCACAGCGCAAAAGAGAGCGAAGATATTAACCGTTATTCAAAAAAGTCTGCGTCCGGAAAGGAGGTGATGGCGAGTGGCAGCAAATTCTAAAGAAGAAAAACTTGTTTTGGAAGGTAAAGTTATCGAAGCTTTGCCCAACACAACGTTCCGCGTGGAGTTGGAAAATGGGCACAAGGTCCTGGCCTATTTGTCTGGCAAGATGCGAAAGCACTACATCCGGGTTCTTCTCGGTGACAATGTGCGCGTTGAACTTTCGCCATACGACCTCACTCGAGGACGCATTGTTTATCGACATCGAACTCCGCGTGTCCGGGTCTGATCTGCGATCAGGCCTCGTATTGGAGGGGAAAGCGCGGTAGTAAGCCGCGTTCAGCTGCCGGTACGAGCACTCATTTGCGACCGTTTATTTCGAAGGCACTCCCAACCAGGGGTGCCTTCTTTCGATCCGGGCAATCAAACCACTACATGCCTGTGGGCAAGTCGATGAATACGGTTTCCAGACCGAACTTGCCGTTGAGGTGCCGCCCCAACGCCTTGAGACCCACCGTCTCCGTGGCGTAATGGCCCGCGAAAATCAAGTTGATCTGATGGTCATGGGCACTGTAGAATTGAGAGTGGGATGTCTCGCCAGTAATGAGTGTGTCGGCACCCAGATTGGCCGCTTCTCCCGCGTGGGAAGCGCCGGCGCCAGAAAGAATAGCGATTCGTTGGGTGGTCGTGGGCCCATGCGCCAGAACTCTTGGTTCTACTCCCAGGCGAGCTGTCAATGTGTCCACGAGCGACTCCAGCGCTATGCCACCTTCCGGCGTGCTGCATACCACGCCAAGATCGGTACCCTTGACGTTGCAAAACCAGCTATCTACAACCAGGGAAAGAATGCGGGCCAATTCAGCATTGTTGCCCACTTCCGGATGAGCATCCAGGGGCAGGTGCGCTGCATACAGATTTAGCTGGGTCTCAAAAAGGCGGTGAATCCTGCGTCCGAATCCTCCTCGAAGCGGTTCCGCTTGACCCCAGAACACCCCATGGTGAACGATCTGCATCTGGGCACCGACTTTCACTGCTGCATCGATGCAGGGCAGGCCGGCGTCCACGGTAAACGCGATGCGGCTTACCTCATCAGCGCCCTCAACCTGCAAGCCCTGGGGGCCATAGTCCTCGATCTCGTTGATGCGAAGATACCTGTCCAGATAGTCTGTCAATTCGTTTCTGTTCATGGCTTATGCCTCACATTTGGGGGCTCTCGGCAGATGGCGGCGTTGCTGCTGATCCACCGCCTTTTTCGGTGCTGGGCGACGTTGCCACAACCGTGTTACCCCCGGATTCCCGATCTCTGTCTGCAACGAATTCTGCTTTGCGCGCGCTTGCACCAGCCGGTCGACGGATCTGCCGGATGATGCTGGACTGGTAGTAGGTGGTGCCGATCAACACTGCGAGTACGACCAGGCTAATTCCCAACAGGATTTGAGGGATACCGATCACATCTGCTAATGCTCCGATGGCCAGCATGGGCGGGATGCCTGCCAGGTTGTTCAGCATGAACTGGACCGCAAAGACCCTGCCACGCACTCGCTCCGTCGTATTCTCGTGCAACGAGGTTTGAGAAACGATATTCACGCCAGACATGGCCAGACCGAGGAAGAAGCTGATGAAAATCGTTGCCAGGATGAGCGCAGCCCCGGCGGGCGGCAATTTCAGCATTGTCTCATCCAGGGGCAGGCGCATATTGGTTTCCTGGAAGCGCCACGACACCCAGCCAAAACCGGCAAAACCCAGCACCATAGCCGCCAATCCGAACTGGGTCAGACGGCGCTTGGACATCCGGTATCCCCACCGGCCCAGCAGGATTGCTGCAACCAACATTCCCAGGCCTGCCGGAGCGAAAACGACGATGGCATCCTCCGGGGCAAGATGTAGCACGCGGGAGGCTATTCCAGGGGCCAACATGGCCAGAACCATGACTAAACTGGCGATCAAGGTCAGATTCGTCATGGCCAACTTGACTCTGGGGTGCTTGAGGACGAATTCCCACCCCTCTTTCAGTTCCGCCCAGGCACTTTCCCAGCCGGATCTGGCCGACTTGGGAGTCGTAGCTGGCTCATCCTTGGGCAGACGGCTAACCAGGATGGCTGCTACCAGGTACATGCCCGCAATGAGAACGAAGGCCCGGTCCACCCCGATCAGTTTGACGGCCAGCGGGCCGAGGATAATCAAGCCGATGACCTGGGAGAGGGCCAGGGTCAGGTTGAACAGGGAGTTTGCTGCCATCAGCTGGTCCTGGCCAACCAACATCGGAATGGTTGCGGTTTCCGCCGGGTTGAAGAATTGCCCGATGGCCGACATGGTGAAGGTCAGGGCGTACAGGGTAATCAGCAACAAGCCGGTTGTTTCGCCAGAATAGCTCGATAGAACCACCAGGTAGATAAGAACAGTTATCACCCTCAGGGCGTTGGAGCCTACCAGTATCCACTTTTTAGGGTAGCGGTCGATCAAGACGCCGCTGATCGGGGCGAAGATGATAGCGGGCAAGGTGAAGGCAAGAATCATGAGGCCGAGGTGGACGCTGGCGCCGGTCAGCCGCTCGATGAGCACGATCAGGACAAAGTGGATCGCGTTCTGCGCGGTTTGGGCCAGGGCCTGAGAGCCCCATAATCTGCGAAATGCTTTGTTTTCTAAAACGGGCCGAAAGCCCTGCTGCGTCTTTGGTACGGACATAATGATTTCGATGGTGACGACCGGACGCACGTACAGCGTCACCAGCACGTCAGACCACGACAATGAACGGATCGTCCATCCATTATAGCACCGCCCTGGTAGAAAGCGTAAAAACTCCTTCTTTCTCCATGACGTACGGCAGTGGGCGTGGAATCGACATGCCGGTTGTGCTGTTTTCAAACGTTAATCAGCGACGTTTTTTCTCACCTGGCAAAATCCGCTAAGCAAAACAATTCTCCCGGCCCGCATGACACCTGGAGTCTAGCCTGGCGAGGGAGGGGGTACTGATACTCCACTATTTGGCGCCGCGCCGCTGGCAGGGTCACCGCGCCGCACGAATGTTTTTACCCGTTTCTCAAACTCCCGTCGCGTCAGAAGGACACGACGACCACAGGTCGTGCAAAGCAGACCGATGTCGGCACCCAGGCGAACGATTTCCCATTCATAGCCACCACAGGGGTGGGGTTTCCGGAGGCGAACCACGTCTCCCAGGCGAATTTCGATAGTCATAGTCAGTTCGGCAGATGTTGAGTAACAGGTCAGTTGTTGCCGATAATTGTAGCATAATCGAGGCGCAGGAGCAACTGATGTCGATTTGAATCGGATAGGTCAGGGTACAATCAACTGAAGGCGATGCAACGCCAGACCTACTATCCGATCATCGGTCGAAGTCGGGTCGATCGATATCGGGCTGACGGCGCCCGGCGTTTCGAAGGTCAGCGTATTGAAGTGCCGTCGAGGGGGATTCTTTCTGAGCAGGGAGGCTTGGAAGGGAAAACGGAAAACCGAAGGTTGCGTCTGATCGATGGATCCAATAGTCTGGCCATTCAGGATCACGGTGACTTCCTGGGGTTGAAAGGGGCTGGCATCGATTTCCAGGACCATCTGGCCCTGCCTGGGCATGTTTTCTCTCGAAACCTTGAAGTGGATGCTGGCCCAGTCCCCCTGCGACCAGCGCCACTGCCCGTTGCCATCTTCTTCGGGATCGTACCATCGCTCGAAGGTAACCTGGGTGTTGTCGGGCAGGATCGTCTGCCCCAAGGGGAAGGGCTGAATGCCATCGGCGCGATGGTACTGCTCGCTGCGTCTGACCAGCATCTCGCTGCTGGCCAGAAACTGCGGGTATTTCCAATCCAGGATGTAGGCTTCCCTTTCAATCTGTCTGACAGGTTCAGGTCCGTGCCACTCGTGCCACAGAAAGGTGTCAAAATTGTATAGTCCTTGATAGCTGTTGAAAAAGATGGCTACGACAGATAGGGCAGCAAAGGTGCCCAGGCCTGCCCGCTGCCACGGGACCGACGTTCGTTCGATAGCTGCCCTGGTCAGCAGCAAGGTCAGCAAAAGCAGCGCCGGGATAACATCCACGGTGAGGCGACTACCAAACGACCAGCCGCCCCACCAGTGTCCAAACCTACTGATTATAACGAGATGCAGGGCCAGCCAGCCCACCGCCAGCCAGAACAGCGGCTGGCGGATCGACGCCTTGATCACGAACGGCAGGACCAGAAGGGGCAATAGCAGAAATGGATTGTAGATCAGCAGCCCGCGCCCTGGACTAACCAGGTTTCCCAGCAAAGCTGTCCAGAAACTGCCCGCGCCGCTCACCCGTTTGGGCTGGTAATACGGCGGTAACAGCTGGCCAAATTCGCGCCAGGAATAGAGAATGAAGCCCGCCAGACAAACAAGCAGGGTCAGGGAAAGCTTGAGGAAAAGCTCCCGGCGCCAAATCAGTACGTAGAGCAGCACTGCCAGATCAAACATGACCAGGATTGGTCGAATCAGGTAGGCTGCAAACAAGAGTAAACCAAGCAGGTAGGGATTGGCAGGGCGCTTTCCCCGGTCATCATAGACTAACATCAGCAGTACGAAGAGCGTGATGATCAGAGCAAAGTTATGGGTCCAAAGCGCCGTACCCAGTGTTGCGACGATGGAGCTTCCGAAGAAGAACACAGCAGTGAAAAGGATACTGAGGGCGTAACCTGCAAAGCACCGGCTTAACAGGTAGATGAGCAGAACGATCAGAGCCGCGGATAGGGCCGACAGGGTGTGTTGCAGCGTCTTGTTTTGTTCGATGTCGGTCATATCCTGCCCCTGCAGATTTGCCAGCCAGACTGCAGGGGAGGCCAACAGGGAGGTGCCGAGGGGGAAGTAGTCGTAAAGATGTCCACCCGACTCGACCAGCCTTGAGTCGTCGGGATCATCCAGGTAATCATCCAACCTGATCGTCCCGCTGGAGAGCAGGGCCTGGGAAGTGACCAGCAGATAACGGGAGTCGCCAAAGGCGTAGTCGTTGTCCGGATCCCGGGTGACAAGAAATGCCGCGACGACCAGGATGAGCAATAGGAGCCGGCTACTCTTGCGAAAGAAGCTTTCCATGATCCAGTACCAGCTTGAACAGGGATTCGTAGGAATCGGCTACCGCCTCCCAACTATAGACGGCGGCCGCCCGCTCCGCCGCGCGGCTGCGATAGGCATCGACCAGAGCAGGTGCTGAGATGAGCGTCTCCAACACCGGCGCCAATGAGGCAGCGCCAGCCTTTCCATCGTACCAGAGCCCCGCATCGTCGATGGTCTCCAGGTTTTCAGGCGTATTGTGGACCACGACGGCATTGCCGAAGGCCATGGCTTCCACCAGAGCAGGATGGGTACCCCCCACGCCGCTGGTCAATACGTAGGCATAGGCATTGCTGTTCAGTTCCTGATAACCCTCACCAAAGAGGTAACCGGTGAAGATGATACGGGGATCATCGCCGGCCAACTGGCGCAGTTGGGCCTTATAGGCATCGGCATAGGCAGAATCGCCAACGATGACACATTTCAGGTCGGTGTCGAGTTGGAGCCAGGCCTGGACCAGATGGTGGGCGCAGTTTTCGGGAACGAGCCGCCCTACGAAGAGCACGTATCCGCCTGGCTCAAGGCCAAAACGGGAGAGGGTCTTACCCGGCTCTCGACGGGGCAACTCCGCGCCATAGGCGATATAGGTCGACTCAGTGCCGTAGGTTTCCAGATAGTACTGTTGAACCACCTTGCTGTCGGTGATCACGGCATTGGGCAATATGGTGCTCATTCGTTCGGCGAACTGGATATAGCGCTTCGCCAGGGGCGGCCACTTTTCCCGCTTCCAGTCGAGGCCGTCCACATTGATCAAGGTTCGCTGGCCGGCCAGTCGGGGAATCCAGGTCACCAGGCTGTTGCCTGCGATGAAATAGAGACAGATATCGTAGCCTTGAGTCAGGGCGTGTATGCTGGAAAGCAGGCTGTGCACGATGGTGTCAAAGTACTTGTTGGCAATGGTAGGCAGGTTCACCAGCCGCATGCCCTTGTAGAAAGGTTGATCATAGGCAATGTGGTGGCTGCGCCCATAGACGGTCACCTGGTGGCCTCGAGCCACCAACCGGCTGCCAAGTTCTTCGACGCAGGTCTCGAAACCGCTATAACTGGCCGGCACCCCTCGGGTGCCCAACATGGCAATTCTCATGGTATTTTTCGTTGTTACTGTCCTCGCAGCGTTTCCAGATGTTCCCTGAGTTCATCCGCCCTGGTGCTCTCCGGCGCCAATTCCAGATAGCGTTCGTAGGCTGTCACAGCGCCAATCGAATCGCTCCATGCCTCAAGGGCTCGCCCAAGCAGCAAGTAGGTTTCCGCTTCCAGCGGCGCCAGATCGACCGCCTTTTGCAGGTGGTGTGCTGCCACGTCAGGCTGGCCGGTCTGGCGCAAAGCCTCGCCCAGCAGTCGCCGGGCCCAGTAGCTATCAGGTGCCTGTATCACAGCGTCGCTGAGAACCTCCGTGCCTTCGCCCGTTTGCCCGGTGATCAACAACTGTTCGCCCAGGCGGATCATGGCCTCGACGTCGTCTGGTGAGAGGTTGAGAGCGTTGCGGTAGGCTTCGATGGCACGGTCAGCATTCCCATCCTGTCGCCACAGGTTGCCGCGGTCGAGCTCGAAACGAGACCTGGCGTTCTCGTCTGCTGTGTTTGAAGCAGCTTGCGCCAGCAACTGGTCGGCCATCTCCGGGTCATTGTTTGTTCTGTAGAACCTGGCCAGGCTCGCGAGGGCTGCCGGGTTTTCTGGCAAACTTTCAATGCCGAAATCACCAAGTTGTGCCGCTCTTTCCCTCGTTGGCCGCCACCGGTAGACATTCAAGTTCGGACCAAAGGGAATGCGAAGGGCATCCGTTTGCTGTAAAAAGGAGTTTACCTCATAGAAGCCGGAAACTACCAAAATCCATCCGCTGCTGCTCTTGCGAACCGCATCCTCAATCTCACCAGTCTCATATTGCCAGCCCAGTCGGTCCACCCACTCGGGCGCGTAGAATCGCAGGTAGTTTTCCGCTTTGATGCCGGGGACAAGGACAACCTCATCATCCCGGGCATTGGACGTTACGAAGTCCAGCGCGCCGCGCCAATCCTGGTCTGTCGAGCTGTAGCGGGCCTGGACAATCGGGGTCAATGGCAGGATCAGGATAGCGGCAAAGAGCAGAGCAGCGGCGGTTTGCATCCCGCGGCGCCGGCGGGGACTCTCAATCTCCGTGCTGATCCAACCGATCAACGAAGCTCCTGCCTGTGCAACCATCAGCAGGTAAAAGGGCAGCAAAAAGAGCAGCTGACGCCCGGTAAAAAAGTAGTTCAACTGATTCAAAACCAGGACGATCACCACGGGGGAGAGAATCAGGAGCAGGGTTGCCAACAGGGTTCCTGGCCTGGTTGGTGGCCGCAACAGGCCAACGGCGATGCCCAGAAGGGCCAGGATGCCGTATAGCCAGAGCAGCCATGGTTGAAACAGCTCGGGCAGTTGCCACGCGTCGCCGAAGACAAGCCCGGCATGCATGGCGTGGATCAGATCGGCCGTCAAGATCGGGGGAGTGGCCCGCGGCGTGCCTGTCTCCCGCAGCACTGCCAGATAAAACCAGGGTAGAAAGGCGACAGCCGCAATCAGACAGCTTAGCAGAAAATGAAAAACGATTTGCCAACGGCGCCCTGTCTGCTGATTTCTATCAGGGACTCGAAAGGTGGGATAGATCAACAGCACCATGCCCTGAACCAGCACCACCAGAGGCATGAAATAATGGCTGTAGAGCCCGGCGATCACGGTCGCCGTATAGATAATCCAGCCCAGTTTGTTGTCTCGCCGGGTAGCCACAACCAGGGCCAGAGAACTGCCAACCGCCAGGCAAGCGAACAGCGCATAGAAGCGTGCTTCCTGGGAGAAATGAAGGTGAAAGGGGGATATAGCCAGCAACAGCATGGCCAATAAACCGGTCACGTCATCAAAAAGGACGCGGGCCAACTGGTAGGTGAGCGCCAGAGTCAGGGTGCCGAACATGACAGCGGGCAGGCGCACCAGGAATTCACTGTGGCCGATTTGCAGGGTTAGCCAGGTAAAGAGGTAATCCAGCGGCGCCGCGCCATGATGACGCTGGGCACCTGTCAGCGCTTCCAGCAGGCCATTCATCGACTCCGAGGCCTGGCCCATCTCGTCCAGCCAGAGGCTGGCAGTTCCCAGCTGATCCAATCGCAGGGCAAAGCCCAACAGCAGAATAAGCAGGGGCGCCAGCCGGCCCACGGCCCTCCCCAGACGCTGTCGATCCCATGAGAGAAACGCTGTTGCCATTTCAGGGGTTTGGGCTCGGCGCCATGCCCGTTGAACCAGGACGCCCCAGAGAATCAGAACAGGCAACGACTTGGTACTATGGTAGAGAGCCGCCTGCCAGAAGAGCCAGAATTGCTCAGGGTCTTTGGGGCCGGCCACGTCGAAGAGCCAGAGCAGGGAGGGGGCGGCTACCAGGACCCAGACAACGGCCAATAGCTTTCTGGGGAAGTCCCGTTTGAGCCAGAGCAGGGAGAGCGCCGGCAACAACATGACATAATGATGCTCCCAGACATCCCGGTAGATCAGAAAGTAGGCCGCGATCCACAGAGCCAGGCCTTCCACCGGATCGAAGCGATCTCTCCAGCCGTCGATGGCGGCAGCAGAGCGACGAAACAGTCTGGGAA
Above is a window of Chloroflexota bacterium DNA encoding:
- the infA gene encoding translation initiation factor IF-1; the protein is MAANSKEEKLVLEGKVIEALPNTTFRVELENGHKVLAYLSGKMRKHYIRVLLGDNVRVELSPYDLTRGRIVYRHRTPRVRV
- a CDS encoding MFS transporter yields the protein MSWSDVLVTLYVRPVVTIEIIMSVPKTQQGFRPVLENKAFRRLWGSQALAQTAQNAIHFVLIVLIERLTGASVHLGLMILAFTLPAIIFAPISGVLIDRYPKKWILVGSNALRVITVLIYLVVLSSYSGETTGLLLITLYALTFTMSAIGQFFNPAETATIPMLVGQDQLMAANSLFNLTLALSQVIGLIILGPLAVKLIGVDRAFVLIAGMYLVAAILVSRLPKDEPATTPKSARSGWESAWAELKEGWEFVLKHPRVKLAMTNLTLIASLVMVLAMLAPGIASRVLHLAPEDAIVVFAPAGLGMLVAAILLGRWGYRMSKRRLTQFGLAAMVLGFAGFGWVSWRFQETNMRLPLDETMLKLPPAGAALILATIFISFFLGLAMSGVNIVSQTSLHENTTERVRGRVFAVQFMLNNLAGIPPMLAIGALADVIGIPQILLGISLVVLAVLIGTTYYQSSIIRQIRRPAGASARKAEFVADRDRESGGNTVVATSPSTEKGGGSAATPPSAESPQM
- a CDS encoding MoxR family ATPase; the encoded protein is MSDVSTVKSFADRICDNVENVIIGKRPEIKTTIMALLCEGHLLIEDVPGVGKTMLARAIAKSIGCDFRRIQFTPDMLPSDVTGVSVFNQKTSEFEFRPGPIMTQIVLTDEINRATPKTQSALLEAMEERQVTVDGTTYPMARPFLVLATQNPIEYEGTFPLPEAQLDRFMMRITLGYPEPEDEIHILDSQQKIHPIGQLTQVVGADDLIDAQRAVTDVYVDSLIKEYIVAITGATRKHPDIYLGASPRGSLALYKTTRARAAVDAREFVIPDDVKAMAEPTLAHRLIVSPSARIKNVDPRSVLSEILDSVPVPGTRVRAS
- a CDS encoding Nif3-like dinuclear metal center hexameric protein translates to MNRNELTDYLDRYLRINEIEDYGPQGLQVEGADEVSRIAFTVDAGLPCIDAAVKVGAQMQIVHHGVFWGQAEPLRGGFGRRIHRLFETQLNLYAAHLPLDAHPEVGNNAELARILSLVVDSWFCNVKGTDLGVVCSTPEGGIALESLVDTLTARLGVEPRVLAHGPTTTQRIAILSGAGASHAGEAANLGADTLITGETSHSQFYSAHDHQINLIFAGHYATETVGLKALGRHLNGKFGLETVFIDLPTGM
- a CDS encoding DUF58 domain-containing protein; translated protein: MRRSWWIIALWLLSILFALFVAERNRSIAFTIAYLLTAIVVLSYLWAWTNLKWVRIGRYTRARRSQVGRIAEEQFEVVNDSRLPKLWLEVRDHSELPRHYASRVLNSLGPHRRRRWIVRTLCLQRGRFRLGPLTLKSSDPLGLFPMKRELPDTSAMIVYPATLDIPGFTPPVGFLPGGDAMRRRTHYVTTNVSGVREYVPGDSFNRIHWPSTARTGRLIVKEFELDPTADIWIVLDLDQTVHYQLPWVPPETDQGPAVLRQERVGVQLPPSTLEYAVTIAASLSRHFLIKDRSIGMIAHGTRRELIQADRGERQLTKILETLAVVGASGQIPFAQVLTAEMEHLPRHTTVLAITPSAHSSWIAAMRDIRRRGVHSMAIFLAASTFGQGAPDYKQALAELLASGISTRVVANGDDIPAALASPITSLDDDLDSRPAEVLS
- a CDS encoding response regulator transcription factor, translated to MAERILVVEDDPRMADLLRRGLIFEGYQVEMAEDGESGLIAARDKLPDLVILDLMLPGDLDGLEVCRRLRSAGDVPILMLTAKGALSDKVTGLDSGADDYLVKADFQFEELLARVRALLRRRQAPPSQEVLRFADLALHPASRESLRGERRLNLTAKEFDVLEVFMRHPRQVLTRDILYDRIWDYDFGGESNIIEVYMRYLRTKLEADGEPRLLHTVRSVGYVLREP
- the rpsU gene encoding 30S ribosomal protein S21, with amino-acid sequence MANVELRSGESQEQLLRRFRKEVTKSRILSTARKKRWFTPPSEVRRIKKQKAIRKARQAQRKRERRY
- a CDS encoding ATP-binding protein, producing MTLRVRLTLWFTLLLALVLLAFAFLYHTVLSRTLFNHVDTALRSQAEQVVSIFEADFDPTKAQIPTAIVLAPQFFAQAATPDGRIIDTSDNLMDQTLPLPVHLLELNIQGEAEFFTWQDEASHLRIYSAPVQTPGGQVVATVQVGQSLEPIEDMLQLARLGLLIAGVIALILAAAGGYLISEAALRPLNEIAETASQIARTRDLEQRLEVTQPDDEVGRLAEAFNAMLERLQRLFRTQERLVADVSHELRTPLATIRGNLDLLRRGAAQDPEMLQEGLDAIGSETARMSRLIRDLLLLAEADAGVGLDLKPVELDTLLLEVYREALLIAHGRVKVRLGHEDQAMVDGDADRLKQLFLNLMSNAIKYTPDGGLVTLSLHCRPDGWVRVVISDTGIGIAEEDLSNIFDRFWRVDRARNRSAGGTGLGLSIARWIAEAHGGQLTVKSQLGKGSTFEVMLPRSD